One genomic window of Corticium candelabrum chromosome 9, ooCorCand1.1, whole genome shotgun sequence includes the following:
- the LOC134184112 gene encoding uncharacterized protein K02A2.6-like: MGGHEEVHAVRQSIRRTSMPQANPKASKKTCGYCGQQRVKGKCPAYGHECTACGKKNHYAGVCRSTERTTVNWTEQESDGESEHLMTLTLTEEINAVQNSVFPRQLFAYIEVEGQRVRFQLDLGASCNVIRRQDLVPTVVLEKTNQMLCLYNRSQLRPLGKCLVNMNNPKTGRKYKANFVVVDDASTSLLGARSIQQIDLVRIQHENIMAATLQARCQDNVDSTNTHMTGQNVSEKPVQVPDLLQTYKDVFDGSLGCLGKPLHYNIEESVTPVQIPTRKVPIALRQHLEAKLKGLASLGVLEPVEGPTDWISSLVVVRKPNGTLRICLYPKPLNRALKRSHYPMPTIEDLIPQLSKAKIMSQVFSQPLERHLVRSDGKECPSASAQRRNVSNAASNQPFDDLPGVYTIADDVLIVGEGDTHETACQDHDKKLASFLDRCRVRGIRLNRNKIKLRLAEVKYMGHILTLNGLKADPDKLKAILKMKNPTDVAGVQRLIDMMDVTLQCDASEKGLGASLMQQGQPVAYASRVLTDTETRYAQIEKELLAIVFGVTKFHHYAYGRRVTIESDHKPLEVIVQSRSILRRSVFKGCWVKAIISPSTNGCESINRLQSVFERKLEFVNLSQHLPISEARQGEIQVATEQDECLQDVKQLVMRGWPQSKTQVPRTVAPYFPWRDGIGVQNGVLFRGERIIVPGAIRQKIMTALHSSHIGINGSLRRARELFDWPGMNDQVKTFIQRCATCREVDPAQPKLTLIPHTVPSRPWAKVAVDLFVVDRYDYMVTVDYMSNFWEVDRLDSLTSQSIIQKLKPHFCTAWHTGYSNVGQWAPVCFRRV; the protein is encoded by the exons ATGGGTGGTCATGAAGAGGTACACGCAGTGCGCCAGTCAATCAGGCGCACATCAATGCCACAAGCAAATCCAAAGGCAAGCAAGAAAACATGTGGATACTGTGGGCAACAACGTGTGAAAGGAAAATGCCCAGCTTATGGCCACGAATGCACAGCATGTGGAAAGAAGAATCACTATGCTGGGGTGTGTCGAAGCACGGAAAGGACCACAGTCAACTGGACTGAGCAGGAGAGTGATGGGGAATCAGAACACCTGATGACCCTAACACTAACGGAAGAGATTAATGCAGTGCAGAACTCAGTTTTCCCAAGACAGCTGTTTGCATACATAGAAGTGGAAGGCCAACGAGTGCGGTTCCAACTGGATTTGGGGGCATCATGCAATGTTATTCGACGACAAGATTTGGTACCCACAGTGGTCCTTGAGAAGACAAACCAAATGCTGTGCCTCTACAACCGGAGTCAACTAAGACCATTGGGCAAGTGTTTGGTCAATATGAACAACCCAAAAACAGGTAGAAAATACAAAGCcaactttgttgttgtggacgATGCCTCCACATCACTTTTGGGAGCTAGGTCGATACAACAGATAGATCTGGTGAGGATACAGCACGAGAACATTATGGCGGCAACCCTTCAAGCTCGGTGTCAGGACAACGTTGACAGTACAAATACTCACATGACTGGTCAGAACGTTAGTGAAAAGCCGGTTCAAGTACCTGATCTCCTACAGACGTATAAAGACGTGTTTGATGGCTCTTTGGGATGTCTGGGGAAACCACTTCATTACAACATTGAGGAATCAGTAACTCCGGTGCAAATACCCACGCGAAAGGTTCCCATTGCACTTAGGCAACATTTGGAAGCGAAACTGAAGGGCCTGGCGAGTTTGGGAGTGCTAGAGCCGGTTGAGGGACCTACAGACTGGATATCCAGTCTAGTCGTGGTGCGCAAGCCCAACGGCACCCTGCGCATCTGCCTGTATCCTAAGCCCCTCAACAGGGCACTCAAACGTAGCCATTATCCTATGCCAACGATAGAGGATCTGATACCCCAGCTCTCCAAGGCTAAG ATCATGAGTCAAGTCTTCTCACAACCTTTGGAACGCCATTTGGTACGTTCCGATGGAAAAGAATGCCCTTCGGCATCAGCCCAGCGCCGGAACGTTTCCAACGCCGCCTCCAATCAGCCATTCGATGACCTACCAGGAGTATACACGATTGCGGATGACGTGCTGATAGTGGGTGAAGGCGATACCCACGAGACAGCGTGCCAGGATCATGACAAGAAATTGGCCAGTTTTTTGGATCGATGTCGAGTGCGCGGCATCAGGCTCAATCGAAACAAAATCAAGTTACGACTTGCTGAGGTCAAATACATGGGTCATATCCTTACTCTCAACGGGTTAAAGGCTGATCCGGACAAATTGAAAGCTATACTGAAAATGAAGAACCCCACTGATGTGGCTGGAGTGCAGCGTTTAATTGACATG ATGGATGTCACCCTCCAGTGCGACGCGTCAGAGAAGGGTCTGGGTGCTTCTCTTATGCAACAAGGACAACCGGTTGCCTATGCTTCGCGCGTGCTAACAGACACCGAAACACGCTATGCGCAAATAGAGAAAGAACTGCTGGCCATCGTATTCGGAGTCACAAAATTCCACCACTACGCGTATGGCCGCCGTGTGACGATTGAGAGTGACCACAAACCCTTGGAAGTGATTGTACAAAGCCGATCCATTCTGCGCCGAAGCGTCTTCAAAGGATGCTG GGTCAAAGCAATCATTTCCCCCTCCACAAACGGGTGTGAATCCATCAATCGGTTGCAGTCAGTTTTCGAGCGGAAGCTTGAATTTGTAAACCTCTCCCAGCATCTACCAATCTCCGAAGCCAGACAAGGAGAAATTCAGGTGGCTACAGAACAAGATGAATGTCTGCAAGACGTCAAGCAGCTCGTTATGCGAGGATGGCCACAAAGCAAGACGCAGGTACCGCGGACAGTGGCACCTTATTTTCCTTGGCGCGACGGGATCGGAGTACAAAACGGCGTACTATTTCGCGGAGAGCGAATTATAGTCCCTGGTGCGATTCGTCAGAAAATTATGACCGCCCTTCATTCTTCTCACATCGGCATTAATGGTAGCCTACGACGAGCACGCGAGCTGTTCGACTGGCCCGGGATGAATGACCAAGTAAAGACGTTCATTCAGCGATGTGCTACATGTCGTGAAGTAGATCCAGCTCAGCCGAAACTGACTCTCATCCCGCATACCGTTCCATCTCGACCATGGGCGAAAGTAGCCGTCGATCTCTTCGTCGTTGACAGGTATGACTATATGGTCACGGTTGACTACATGAGCAATTTTTGGGAAGTAGACAGGTTGGACAGCCTCACttctcaaagcatcatccagaAACTGAAACCGCATTTTTGCACGGCATGGCATACCGGATACAGTAATGTCGGACAATGGGCCCCAGTTTGTTTCAGGAGAGTTTAG
- the LOC134184111 gene encoding kelch-like protein 2 — protein MAKAFEINRYKHSAKLLHLINEFRKDGRFCDVTLKVGTMEISTHRAVLAASSPYFRAMFTTNMAKATQDVITMKDIDPDVLDRIVEFIYTGHLDVTVDNVQDLLAAASLIQLESVQEICCEFLKEHLEPANCLGIRNFAEANGCTQLTEAVDVFARERFVDVYCGDEFLSHPCEHLISIISSDELNVTSEKEVYLAVIRWVKHDPKHCAANLPELRGHIRLPLLPTDFLMKHVDCEELIGSKMECVSRKSCVRKLFAVGGKESSESITRSVECYSNRSNSWSREPDMIVGRQQLGVGVLKERLYAVGGLDGSMRLSSVECYDPGNSSWAFVAPMNTSRSGVGVGVLGGAMYTSDQ, from the exons ATGGCAAAGGCGTTCGAGATCAATCGCTACAAACACAGCGCCAAGCTTCTCCATCTCATCAACGAATTCCGAAAGGACGGCCGATTCTGCGACGTCACCCTCAAGGTCGGCACGATGGAAATCTCCACACACCGCGCCGTCCTCGCCGCCAGCAGTCCCTATTTCCGCGCCATGTTCACCACCAACATGGCAAAAGCGACGCAAGACGTCATCACGATGAAAGACATCGACCCCGACGTCCTAGACCGAATCGTGGAGTTCATATATACGGGACATCTGGACGTCACAGTCGACAACGTCCAAGACCTTCTCGCCGCAGCCTCACTCATACAACTAGAATCAGTACAAGAAATATGTTGCGAATTTTTAAAAGAACATTTAGAGCCGGCCAACTGCTTAGGCATAAGAAATTTCGCGGAGGCGAATGGCTGCACGCAATTGACTGAAGCGGTTGATGTGTTTGCGCGCGAGAGATTCGTTGATGTCTATTGTGGCGACGAGTTTCTCTCGCATCCGTGCGAGCACCTCATCTCGATCATATCGAGCGACGAACTGAACGTTACGAGCGAGAAAGAAGTCTATCTAGCCGTGATACGCTGG GTAAAACACGATCCCAAGCATTGTGCGGCCAACCTCCCCGAATTGCGTGGTCACATTCGCCTTCCCCTCTTGCCGACCGATTTCCTCATGAAACACGTCGATTGCGAGGAGCTCATAGGAAGCAAGATGGAAT GTGTATCCAGGAAATCGTGCGTCAGGAAATTGTTTGCAGTCGGCGGGAAGGAATCGTCGGAAAGCATCACTCGTAGTGTAGAGTGTTACAGTAACAGATCGAATAGTTGGAGTCGTGAGCCGGACATGATTGTTGGTCGTCAGCAGCTCGGTGTTGGCGTATTGAAGGAACGGTTGTATGCTGTTGGAGGGTTGGATGGATCGATGAGGTTGAGTAGTGTGGAGTGTTACGATCCTGGGAATTCTAGTTGGGCATTCGTTGCGCCTATGAACACGAGTCGGTCGGGTGTTGGAGTTGGTGTGTTGGGAGGAGCCATGTATACGTCTG ATCAATGA
- the LOC134184109 gene encoding uncharacterized protein LOC134184109, producing MDEAHTGVQWGTACQNVSEEEEPFRVWCGLVGELRSLLDVPCLALTATASASTRKALTLALGLRNAVEIVKSPDRPNVHLSVKRVAPDFETTFDWLLRMIQTLGVACPRVLVYCRTQNACASLYLHFKHTLGKRAFSPEGETLVENRLVEMYHSSTPEANKEAILTSLRAVDGKCRVVFATNALGLGIDVKGLHTVVHWGPANTLESYMQEIGRCGRDGGQSRAVLYYHGQQLQHIDFEMRQYLFDSDTCRRKLLLLPFGAPPVQPETQHQCCDVCARTCSCAKPSDCSGIQDIFWNSHHQEVRDGVHHRSHRPVSLPHIALIQTALLEYKEMEEEIFTSSVQQPQYSSCTHVRPISDDCIHEILSNLTNFSQWEDILNLVPELNDSQSKDIIDLINYVLTYE from the exons ATGGACGAAGCTCACACAGGAGTTCAGTG GGGCACTGCATGTCAGAACGTTAGTGAGGAAGAGGAACCATTTCGCGTATGGTGTGGCCTGGTTGGCGAGCTGAGGTCGTTGTTGGATGTCCCGTGCTTGGCGCTAACTGCAACTGCCTCTGCATCCACAAGGAAAGCTCTCACATTAGCATTAGGACTCCGCAATGCTGTCGAAATTGTGAAGAGTCCTGATAGGCCAAACGTCCATCTCTCAGTCAAAAGAGTAGCTCCCGACTTTGAGACAACTTTCGACTGGCTTCTAAGAATGATTCAGACGTTAGGAGTGGCCTGCCCCAGAGTACTGGTGTACTGCAGAACTCAGAATGCCTGTGCGTCATTGTATTTGCACTTCAAACACACTCTTGGTAAGAGGGCTTTCTCTCCAGAGGGTGAAACTTTGGTTGAGAATCGGCTTGTGGAAATGTATCACTCCAGCACCCCTGAAGCTAACAAGGAGGCAATATTGACATCTCTGAGAGCTGTTGATGGCAAGTGCAGAGTGGTATTTGCCACAAATGCCCTAGGCTTAGGAATTGATGTGAAAGGATTGCATACAGTTGTTCACTGGGGACCAGCCAATACTCTGGAAAGCTATATGCAGGAGATAGGTCGGTGTGGCAGAGATGGTGGACAAAGCAGAGCCGTTTTGTATTATCATGGCCAGCAGCTGCAGCACATTGATTTTGAAATGCGACAATATTTGTTTGATTCCGACACATGCCGTCGGAAATTGCTGTTGTTACCCTTTGGTGCACCCCCTGTGCAACCAGAAACTCAACACcaatgttgtgatgtgtgtgcaaGAACGTGTAGCTGTGCAAAACCATCAGATTGTTCTGGTATACAGGATATCTTTTGGAACAGTCATCATCAGGAGGTCAGGGATGGTGTTCATCATAGATCACATAGACCCGTTTCACTGCCTCACATTGCCTTAATTCAGACAGCCCTTCTTGAGTATAAAGAAATGGAAGAAGAGATATTTACATCATCAGTACAGCAGCCACAATATTCATCATGTACTCATGTTAGACCCATTTCAGATGATTGCATCCATGAGATTTTGTCCAACCTGACTAATTTTAGTCAGTGGGAGGACATTTTGAATTTGGTACCAGAGTTGAATGACAGTCAATCAAAAGacataattgatttaattaactatgtaTTAACTTATGAGTAG
- the LOC134184110 gene encoding ATP-dependent DNA helicase Q1-like: MDDFRAMPDDEAIATAVSSVLTLFDFGVQNLKPLQMLSLRLLVGRRDVFACFPTGFGKSLIFHLLPHVCARLAANGFRQYPADSVVLVVTPLKSLMRDQVAILKRKGFAAAFVGESDSSDAAIKVGKFPYVYVSPEVLVGSREW, encoded by the coding sequence ATGGATGACTTCCGAGCAATGCCTGACGATGAAGCCATTGCAACTGCCGTGTCCAGCGTTTTGACTCTGTTCGATTTCGGCGTGCAGAATTTGAAGCCACTGCAGATGCTATCTCTTCGCCTCCTAGTCGGTAGACGGGACGTCTTCGCGTGCTTTCCTACGGGCTTTGGAAAGTCGCTaatttttcatcttctccCGCACGTTTGTGCCCGACTAGCAGCCAATGGCTTCCGGCAATATCCCGCGGATTCTGTGGTGCTTGTGGTGACTCCATTGAAGTCGCTGATGAGAGATCAGGTCGCTATTTTAAAGCGCAAAGGGTTTGCAGCTGCCTTTGTTGGTGAGTCGGATTCGTCAGACGCTGCTATCAAGGTAGGGAAATTCCCCTATGTCTATGTAAGCCCCGAAGTGCTTGTCGGCTCACGCGAGTGGTGA
- the LOC134184362 gene encoding TNF receptor-associated factor 3-like — MAAEERGFDAVFVETVADRFLCPICFLVLREPKLTDCGHHFCANCFADLPLEGAVPARVECYTSCPSCRERLTESEIFSNNALKREILNLMIKCDRHEKGCEWVGELRNRETHEKECEYVEETCENKCGEMVMRKEMKNHKERLCERRVTSCDYCSATMEWMDLAAHHLTCLLYPVGCIYSCGQTLARGQMEDHTGRQGNCPNSILSCDFSDNGCQFEGKRHELLMHIESNTANHLSLIAKELRTTKLKLENTKQKLEKTEQKLEKTEQKWKKTEQKLEKTEQKWEKTEQKWEKTEQKLENTEQKLEKTEQKLENTEQKLEKTEQKWEKTEQKLEKTEQKWENTEQKLEKTELKLEKTEQKLKKTEQKWEKTEQKLEITEHKLETTSSEQKLAGTEGRLSEVESQLCEELIRRKYFLPPVLTASKFVHKWRIENWSEKVIQAKLEKPGENSIESSPFYVYPGYHLYLEVYPVDVIDAKTFENYVGVYLFPSRGEFDERLVWPFPFSFGLAIIDQQLAGVNVVHWCSPPYKNALNLGIGMKASGWGEPRLVSHKRLESHHYIKDDSIVCELTIHMKN, encoded by the coding sequence ATGGCGGCTGAGGAGAGAGGCTTCGATGCTGTGTTTGTTGAAACTGTCGCTGATAGGTTTTTGTGCCCCATTTGCTTTCTAGTTTTACGAGAACCGAAACTCACAGATTGTGGCCATCACTTTTGTGCAAATTGTTTTGCAGACTTGCCGCTAGAAGGAGCGGTACCTGCACGGGTCGAGTGTTACACTTCTTGCCCTTCGTGTAGGGAGCGGTTGACGGAATCGGAGATTTTTTCCAACAATGCGCTGAAACGAGAGATACTGAATTTGATGATCAAATGTGATCGACATGAGAAAGGTTGTGAATGGGTTGGGGAGTtgagaaacagagagactCATGAGAAGGAATGTGAATATGTTGAAGAAACGTGTGAAAACAAATGCGGAGAAATGGTGATGCGAAAGGAAATGAAAAATCACAAGGAAAGACTGTGTGAAAGGAGAGTCACTAGTTGTGATTATTGCAGTGCCACAATGGAATGGATGGATCTTGCAGCTCATCACCTGACATGTCTCCTGTATCCTGTTGGCTGCATCTACTCGTGTGGGCAAACATTGGCAAGGGGTCAGATGGAAGATCATACTGGCAGGCAAGGAAATTGTCCAAACAGTATTCTTAGTTGTGATTTTAGTGATAATGGGTGTCAGTTTGAAGGAAAACGTCATGAACTGTTAATGCACATAGAAAGTAACACAGCTAACCATCTTAGTCTGATTGCCAAGGAACTAAGAACAACCAAATTAAAGTTGGAGAATACTAAACAGAAGTTGGAGAAAACTGAACAGAAGTTGGAAAAAACTGAACAGAAGTGGAAGAAAACTGAACAGAAGTTGGAGAAAACTGAACAGAAGTGGGAGAAAACTGAACAGAAGTGGGAGAAAACTGAACAGAAGTTGGAGAATACTGAACAGAAGTTGGAGAAAACTGAACAGAAGTTGGAGAATACTGAACAGAAGTTGGAGAAAACTGAACAGAAGTGGGAGAAAACTGAACAGAAGTTGGAGAAAACTGAACAGAAGTGGGAGAATACTGAACAGAAGTTGGAGAAAACTGAACTGAAGTTGGAGAAAACTGAACAGAAGTTGAAGAAAACTGAACAGAAGTGGGAGAAAACTGAACAGAAATTGGAGATAACTGAACACAAGTTGgagactactagtagtgaACAGAAATTGGCAGGCACAGAAGGTAGACTGTCAGAGGTGGAATCACAGTTGTGTGAAGAATTGATCAGAAGGAAATATTTTCTTCCACCTGTTTTAACTGCTAGCAAGTTTGTGCACAAATGGAGAATAGAGAACTGGTCTGAGAAAGTCATACAAGCAAAATTAGAGAAACCAGGTGAAAATTCGATTGAGAGCAGTCCATTCTATGTATACCCTGGGTATCATCTGTATCTTGAAGTCTATCCAGTTGATGTTATTGATGCCAAGACTTTTGAGAACTATGTtggtgtttatctgtttcCAAGTCGTGGAGAGTTTGATGAGAGGCTTGTTTGGCCTTTTCCATTTTCGTTTGGTCTTGCAATTATTGATCAACAACTAGCAGGAGTGAATGTTGTTCATTGGTGTTCACCTCCCTACAAGAATGCATTGAATCTTGGAATCGGAATGAAGGCATCTGGATGGGGTGAGCCAAGGTTGGTCTCTCACAAACGTTTAGAGTCTCATCACTATATTAAGGACGACTCTATTGTTTGTGAACTGACTATTCATATGAAGAATTAA